The Streptomyces sp. NBC_00576 genome contains the following window.
GATCCCCTCGGCCTCGCCCACGGCCAACTCGGCAAGCCCGTCGAGGAACAGCGCGTCGAGTGGTGGAGCGAGGGCGCGGCCCGGGTTCTCGACGCGGTGCTCCCCGAAGGCGAGTCCGCTTATGTGTTCGGCACCAGTTCGGGCGCCATCGCCGCCCTCGACCTGGCGTCCCGGCACCCGGACCGACTGCGCCATGTGATCGCGCACGAGCCACCGGTCGTCGCGGTCCTGCCGGACGCCGAGCGGCAGCGGACGATGTTCACCGAGGTGCGCGACACCTACCGCGCCCGGGGCATCGAGGCCGCCTCGGTTCATATGACGGCGGGCTTCGAGGAACGGGCCCTCACCCAGGAGGAACTGGCCAAGGAGTCGAATCCGGAAGCCCAAGCCCCCTCCCCCGCAGATGAGTTGACGACGCCCATGGCCGTCCTTCTCACCCGCGTCCTGGTCCCGTTCACCTCCTACGCCCCCGATCTCGCCGCCCTTTCCGCCCCCTCCCCCCGGCTCACCGTCGCCGTGGGCATCGACTCCGCCGGTCAACTCCTGCACCGCACCGCCACGTTCCTCGCCCGCCGCACAGGCAGCGCCGCCCGCCAGTTCCCGGGAGGGCATCTCGGGTTGCTCACCCACCCGGCGGAGTTCACGGCGCGTCTCAGGGAGACGCTGATTCCGGTCGGCTGATCCGGGCCGGCGTCCTGGAGCCCTGGCGCCAATGACACTGGTTGGCGCTAGCGACGCTGGTGACCGAGCGCCGCCACTTCGTCGTACGAGGGTGACGCGCCCCGGGGCGCCCGGCCCGCCCGGATGTCGCCGAGCGCCTCCACGGCCGCGCCGAGTGCCCGCCGGTAGAGCAGCGAACCGACGCTCACGCGGCGTACGCCCAGGTCACCGAGTTGGGCGACGGTGGGTCCGGTAGGCGAGCAGAGGATGTTGAGCGGCACGTCCAGGCTCTTCACCAACGCGGCGATCCCGGTCGGGT
Protein-coding sequences here:
- a CDS encoding alpha/beta hydrolase, whose translation is MSDHYDVRGSGPVLLIIPGGAGHPMGLENTTALLSERFTVVTYDPLGLAHGQLGKPVEEQRVEWWSEGAARVLDAVLPEGESAYVFGTSSGAIAALDLASRHPDRLRHVIAHEPPVVAVLPDAERQRTMFTEVRDTYRARGIEAASVHMTAGFEERALTQEELAKESNPEAQAPSPADELTTPMAVLLTRVLVPFTSYAPDLAALSAPSPRLTVAVGIDSAGQLLHRTATFLARRTGSAARQFPGGHLGLLTHPAEFTARLRETLIPVG